The following nucleotide sequence is from Deltaproteobacteria bacterium HGW-Deltaproteobacteria-2.
ATGAAAATGTAAGAGGCATGGATGTTTTTATCATCCAGTCCACTTGTCCTCCTGTAAATGTAACTTTGATGGAATTGCTCATTATGATTGACGCGATGAAAAGAGCGTCAGCTGACAGGATTACAGCGGTTGTCCCTTATTATGGATATGCCAGGCAGGACCGGAAAGTCGCTCCCCGTGCTCCTATTACGGCAAAATTGGTAGCGGATTTAATTACCACCGCTGGTGCCAATCGTCTTTTATCTATGGATTTGCATGCCGGTCAGATTCAGGGGTTTTTCAATATTCCCGTGGATAATCTTTTCGCGAAGCCTGTATTGCTGGACTATATGAAAAAAAATTACATGGACAACACGGTTGTTGTTTCTCCGGATACAGGCGGTGTGGAGCGTGCCAGATCTTTCGGAAAAAAGCTGGGAGCAAGTCTCGCTATCATTGATAAAAGAAGAGAAGGCCCCAACGAAGCCGAGGTGATGAATATTATCGGCAATGTTCAGGGCAAAAGAGTAATTATTCTTGATGATATGATTGATACAGCCGGCACGGTAGTT
It contains:
- a CDS encoding phosphoribosylpyrophosphate synthetase: MLEKIRVFSGNANIELAEKICDKLGFHLGKANVTTFSDGETRVEINENVRGMDVFIIQSTCPPVNVTLMELLIMIDAMKRASADRITAVVPYYGYARQDRKVAPRAPITAKLVADLITTAGANRLLSMDLHAGQIQGFFNIPVDNLFAKPVLLDYMKKNYMDNTVVVSPDTGGVERARSFGKKLGASLAIIDKRREGPNEAEVMNIIGNVQGKRVIILDDMIDTAGTVVQASSAMKAAGALEVSVCCTHPVLSGPALDRIEKSEIKEVLVTDTIPLSDRAKKCEKIKVLSVSGILSEAVRRIYYNDSVSSLFI